The Hyalangium minutum genomic sequence CCGAGGCCACGCGCCAGACGGGCTGCGCCTCCATGCGCCAGGCTCGCGGCACGAAACCGTGAGCCCGCTGGCAGGCCGCTGAACTTCCCACCTGACAGGGCCTTGTCTCAGCCGGGCGCGGGGGTTATCGCGGGGCCGTGCGCTTTCAACCGACCGACTCCTTTGTCCCCGCCGCGGGCCTGGGCTCGCCCAACGCGCAGACCATCTTCGCGGCGTTGGCCCGCCCCACGCGCCTGCCGCCACTGCGGCGCGAGCGGCTCGAGCTGCCCGATGGTGACTTCGTCGATCTGGACACCTTCGACGGTGCGTCCGGAGCCCCTCACGTCCTGGCGCTCCACGGGCTGGAGGGCTCCTCGCAGGCCGGCTACGTCACTGCCATCCTCCGAGGCGCGGCGGAGAGAGGCTGGGGCGCCACGGCACTCAACTTCCGCTCGTGCAGCGGCGAGCCGAACCGCCTGGCGCGCTCGTACCACTCGGGAGAGATCGGCGATGCCCTCGCGGTGATGAACCACCTGAAGTCCCGGCTCACCGGCCCGCTGTACGCGGTGGGCTTCTCGCTGGGCGCCAATGTGCTCTGCCGCCTGCTGGAGGAGACCGGAGCGGACGCGCCGGTGAAGGCCGCCGCCGCCATGAGCGCGCCGTATGACCTGGACGCCTGCTGCCGCAAGCTCGATGGGAAAGGCCCCTTCCAGTTGCTCTACCGAGAGCGCTTCCTGCGCACGCTCAAGCAGAAGGCGCGCGAGAAGCTCCGGCGCTTCCCCGACGCGTTCGATCGCAAGGCGATGGAGTCCGCTCGCAGCATCCGCGCGTTCGATGACTCGGTGACGGCGCCGCTGCACGGCTTCCGGGACGCAGGCCACTACTACGCGGAGGCCTCGTCGGGGCCTCGGCTCCACGCCATCCAGCGGCCCACGCTGCTGCTGAGCGCCAAGGATGATCCGATGTTGGAGGATCCCGTCATCCCGCCCAGCGCCGCGGACAATGCGAACCTGAGCATCGTGCTGACCGAGTACGGCGGCCACGTGGGCTTCGTCTCGGGCCGGGTGCACGCGCCGCGCTTCTGGGGCGAGGCACAGATGCTGGCGTTCTTCGACGCCGTGGGTGCCGCTCAACCGAAGTAGAGAACCAGCCCCAGCTTGGCGGACGGCATCATGTAGAGAAAGCGTCCGCCCTGGGCACCGGACTCGCCCAGGCGCGCGCGGAAGGCCTCGTCGAGCGACTCCACGTTGGGCACGTCGAGCTCCACCCAGCTCACACCCGCGCGCACGAAGAACATGAAGCCCGAGGGGTCACCGAACTCGAACCCCAGGTGGGTGCTCGCGTAGGAGTACCCCACGCGCTCCATGGACTGCAGCGGCGGCAGCGAGGTGTCCGCCATCCTGCGCGCCAGCCGGTCCACGTCTCCGGCGAGGGCATGCCCCAGCTCGAAGGTCACCGACGGCGTGTACGTGCCCGGCTTCGGAAGCAACGTGATGCCAGCCCGGCCCCCCAACCGCAGACCATTGTGCGTGGCGCCCACATGCAGCCTCACGGCCTTGTTGGGCCGGAACGCCGCGGACAACCCCGCTCCATCCGGGACGCCCGCGTCGAGCAACAGCCCGAACGGCGCCAGCTTCTCCGGATCCTGCTTCTGACCCTTCACTTCCGGGGCTGCGGCCCATACCGCCGGTCCCCCCAGCATGAGCCCTGCCACCAGAAGCGTGCACACCGAACTCATGCCCGCCTCCCCCCCACGTTTCACCTCAGGGCAGCCGGCCCGGCGCGGACTCCCGCCGGCACCGGCTCTCTTCGCCGCCCCCACTCCCACTCCCCCAGAGCCGTTCCAACCCAGCGCGTGCCTACGAGGTGCTCCGCCGTGCCTTCCCGCCCGTCCTCGCCCTGCCCCAACCCGCCCTTCGGTACCGCTCCCTGCCCGCCCTACCCACCCTACGGACCGCCCTACCCCTACCCGCCCTACCCACTCCCACGCCCTTCCCCACCCCGTAC encodes the following:
- a CDS encoding hydrolase, which translates into the protein MRFQPTDSFVPAAGLGSPNAQTIFAALARPTRLPPLRRERLELPDGDFVDLDTFDGASGAPHVLALHGLEGSSQAGYVTAILRGAAERGWGATALNFRSCSGEPNRLARSYHSGEIGDALAVMNHLKSRLTGPLYAVGFSLGANVLCRLLEETGADAPVKAAAAMSAPYDLDACCRKLDGKGPFQLLYRERFLRTLKQKAREKLRRFPDAFDRKAMESARSIRAFDDSVTAPLHGFRDAGHYYAEASSGPRLHAIQRPTLLLSAKDDPMLEDPVIPPSAADNANLSIVLTEYGGHVGFVSGRVHAPRFWGEAQMLAFFDAVGAAQPK